One Spea bombifrons isolate aSpeBom1 chromosome 1, aSpeBom1.2.pri, whole genome shotgun sequence DNA window includes the following coding sequences:
- the ADD1 gene encoding alpha-adducin isoform X1, whose translation MNGDSSAGVVTSPPPTNAPHKEKYFDRVDENNPEYLRERNMAPDLRQDFNMMEQKKRVSMILQSPAFCDELESMIQDQLKKGKNPTGLLALQQIADFMTTSVPSVYPSAPQGGMAALNLSLGMVTPVNDLRGSDSIAYEKGEKLLRCKLAAFYRLADLFGWSQLIYNHITVRVSSEQEHFLIVPFGLLYSEVTASSLVKINLQGEMIDRGSTNLGVNKAGFTLHSAIYAARPDVKCIVHIHTPAGAAVSAMKCGLLPLSPEALSLGEVAYHDYHGILVDEEEKVLIQKNLGPKSKVLILRNHGLVTMGETVEEAFYYIHNLMSACEIQVRTLASAGGPDNLVLLDPGKYKKSRSPESPAGDGSGSHPKWLVGEQEFEALMRMLDNLGYRTGYPYRCPALRDKVKKFSDVEIPASVTGYSFGNDGDSGTCSPLRHSFQKQQREKTKWLNSGKADDASEDGQNGGSPKSKTKVWTNITHDHVKPLLQSLSSGVCVPSCITNCLWTKEDGLRSAGSTVPSLFVPLNTDPKEVQEMRNKIREQNLQDIKTAGPQSQVLCGGMVERSSVQKLSMYKGELITASKAIIEKEYQPRVIVSTTGPNPFNKFTDRELEEYRQEVERKQKNTEDILKNIDTGKLTEARGLKSPEASVYSVNEQGAGVHGQAMPKEADENPVVLLEPGQSLCKLPAKPDLNLEIVHLGAEEPEKSESPHKEFHTAVIRALSISSDLVTDTPDQSEVAEQKEPLIDEAVTRTPPSTPVKPEEESQQEQTYKDDSDAATFKQTLPDLTPDEPSESLGFPTLSKEDAEEVVTPRDGGLDEAPAESAHREVQESRPERAESPTTPPPDEIATADEIAQADVAQADGGSDESPGKSPSKKKKKFRTPSFLKKNKKKSES comes from the exons ATGAATGGTGACTCGAGTGCAGGGGTGGTGACTTCACCCCCTCCAACAAACGCTCCTCACAAAGAGAAGTATTTCGACCGAGTAGATGAAAATAACCCAGAGTATCTGCGAGAGAGAAATATGGCGCCGGACCTTCGCCAAGACTTCAACATGATGGAGCAAAAGAAAAGGGTCTCCATGATACTCCAAAGCCCA GCGTTTTGCGATGAACTGGAGTCCATGATTCAGGACCAACTTAAGAAAGGCAAGAATCCTACCGGCCTGTTAGCTTTACAGCAAATAGCAGACTTCATGACAACGAGCGTACCAAGTGTTTATCCATCAGCTCCTCAAGGGGGAATGGCAGCATTAAACCTAA GCCTTGGAATGGTCACTCCTGTGAATGACCTCCGAGGATCAGACTCCATTGCTtatgaaaaaggggaaaaattaCTGCGCTGTAAACTAGCGGCTTTTTACCGGTTGGCGGACCTGTTTGGGTGGTCCCAGTTGATCTATAATCACATTACG GTCAGAGTGAGTTCCGAGCAAGAGCACTTCCTGATCGTTCCTTTCGGACTCCTTTACAGTGAAGTTACAGCATCTAGTTTG GTTAAAATCAATCTCCAAGGCGAGATGATTGATCGCGGCAGCACGAACCTGGGAGTAAATAAAGCTGGATTTACGTTACATTCTGCGATATACGCGGCACGTCCTGATGTGAAATGTATTGTTCATATACACACCCCTGCTGGGGCTGCG GTCTCTGCTATGAAATGCGGCTTACTGCCTCTGTCACCGGAAGCTCTGTCCCTGGGAGAAGTGGCCTATCATGACTACCATGGCATACTGGtggatgaagaagaaaaagttCTAATTCAGAAAAATTTGGGGCCTAAAAGCAAA GTGCTCATTCTTAGAAATCATGGCTTGGTAACCATGGGAGAAACAGTTGAAGAggctttttattatatacataatctTATGTCAGCCTGTGAGATCCAG GTACGCACCCTTGCCAGTGCTGGAGGACCAGACAACCTGGTACTGCTAGATCCAGGGAAATATAAAAAGTCTCGTTCACCCGAGTCACCAGCTGGGGATGGCAGCGGATCACACCCAAAGTGGCTTGTTGGGGAGCAGGAGTTTGAAGCCCTTATGCGCATGTTGGATAACCTG GGTTATAGAACAGGCTACCCATACCGGTGTCCAGCCCTGCGagacaaagtaaaaaaattcaGTGACGTAGAAATCCCTGCAAGCGTCACTGGGTACTCCTTTGGCAATGATGGTGACTCGGGCACGTGTTCCCCTCTCAGACACAGTTTTCAGAAACAGCAGCGCGAGAAGACAAAGTGGCTGAACTCTGGTAAAGCCGACGATGCCTCGGAAGACGGGCAGAATGGTGGCAGCCCCAAGTCGAAGACTAAGGTGTGGACGAACATTACACACGATCACGTGAAACCCTTGCTGCAGTCTCTCTCGTCCGGTGTCTGCGTGCCAAGCTGTATTACCAACTGCTTG TGGACTAAAGAGGATGGACTTAGAAGTGCCGGCTCCACTGTCCCCAGCCTGTTTGTCCCGCTGAACACAGACCCAAAGGAAGTCCAAGAAATGAGGAACAAG ATAAGAGAGCAGAATCTACAGGATATTAAAACAGCCGGTCCTCAGTCGCAGGTGCTGTGTGGAGGGATGGTGGAAAGGAGCTCTGTGCAG AAATTATCTATGTACAAG GGGGAACTGATTACGGCTTCAAAGGCCATTATTGAGAAAGAGTACCAGCCAAGGGTGATTGTCAGCACGACCGGCCCTAACCCCTTCAACAAATTCACAGACCGGGAACTGGAAGAGTATCGTCAAGAAGTCGAGCGCAAGCAAAAGAATACGGAAG ATATACTGAAGAATATCGACACTGGTAAATTAACCGAGGCCCGAGGCCTAAAGTCACCAGAAGCATCCGTTTACTCGGTAAATGAACAAGGCGCCGGTGTTCATGGTCAGGCCATGCCAAAAGAGGCCGATGAAAATCCAGTGGTTCTCTTGGAACCCGGGCAGTCGCTTTGTAAGCTCCCTGCAAAACCGGATTTAAACCTAGAAATCGTGCATCTCGGTGCGGAAGAGCCCGAAAAATCAGAGTCCCCACATAAAGAGTTTCATACGGCTGTTATTCGGGCCCTTAGCATCAGCTCTGATCTTGTAACCGATACTCCAG ATCAATCAGAAGTTGCAGAACAGAAAGAACCTCTGATTGACGAGGCTGTAACCCGTACGCCTCCCAGCACACCGGTCAAACCAGAAGAAG AGTCACAACAGGAACAGACTTACAAAGATGACAGTGACGCCGCTACCTTCAAACAAACCCTTCCAGACCTCACCCCCGACGAGCCTTCCGAGTCGCTCGGCTTCCCAACTTTGTcaaaagaagatgcagaagaagtaGTTACTCCTCGTGACGGAGGACTGGACGAGGCTCCTGCAGAGTCCGCTCACCGAGAAGTTCAAGAGTCCCGACCGGAGCGTGCCGAGTCGCCGACCACGCCGCCTCCTGACGAAATCGCAACGGCTGACGAAATCGCACAGGCTGACGTCGCGCAAGCCGACGGCGGCAGCGACGAGTCCCCCGGGAAGTCTCcctctaaaaagaaaaagaaattccGCACTCCCTCCTTcctgaaaaagaacaaaaagaagaGCGAATCGTAA
- the ADD1 gene encoding alpha-adducin isoform X5 produces MNGDSSAGVVTSPPPTNAPHKEKYFDRVDENNPEYLRERNMAPDLRQDFNMMEQKKRVSMILQSPAFCDELESMIQDQLKKGKNPTGLLALQQIADFMTTSVPSVYPSAPQGGMAALNLSLGMVTPVNDLRGSDSIAYEKGEKLLRCKLAAFYRLADLFGWSQLIYNHITVRVSSEQEHFLIVPFGLLYSEVTASSLVKINLQGEMIDRGSTNLGVNKAGFTLHSAIYAARPDVKCIVHIHTPAGAAVSAMKCGLLPLSPEALSLGEVAYHDYHGILVDEEEKVLIQKNLGPKSKVLILRNHGLVTMGETVEEAFYYIHNLMSACEIQVRTLASAGGPDNLVLLDPGKYKKSRSPESPAGDGSGSHPKWLVGEQEFEALMRMLDNLGYRTGYPYRCPALRDKVKKFSDVEIPASVTGYSFGNDGDSGTCSPLRHSFQKQQREKTKWLNSGKADDASEDGQNGGSPKSKTKVWTNITHDHVKPLLQSLSSGVCVPSCITNCLWTKEDGLRSAGSTVPSLFVPLNTDPKEVQEMRNKIREQNLQDIKTAGPQSQVLCGGMVERSSVQKLSMYKGELITASKAIIEKEYQPRVIVSTTGPNPFNKFTDRELEEYRQEVERKQKNTEDQSEVAEQKEPLIDEAVTRTPPSTPVKPEEESQQEQTYKDDSDAATFKQTLPDLTPDEPSESLGFPTLSKEDAEEVVTPRDGGLDEAPAESAHREVQESRPERAESPTTPPPDEIATADEIAQADVAQADGGSDESPGKSPSKKKKKFRTPSFLKKNKKKSES; encoded by the exons ATGAATGGTGACTCGAGTGCAGGGGTGGTGACTTCACCCCCTCCAACAAACGCTCCTCACAAAGAGAAGTATTTCGACCGAGTAGATGAAAATAACCCAGAGTATCTGCGAGAGAGAAATATGGCGCCGGACCTTCGCCAAGACTTCAACATGATGGAGCAAAAGAAAAGGGTCTCCATGATACTCCAAAGCCCA GCGTTTTGCGATGAACTGGAGTCCATGATTCAGGACCAACTTAAGAAAGGCAAGAATCCTACCGGCCTGTTAGCTTTACAGCAAATAGCAGACTTCATGACAACGAGCGTACCAAGTGTTTATCCATCAGCTCCTCAAGGGGGAATGGCAGCATTAAACCTAA GCCTTGGAATGGTCACTCCTGTGAATGACCTCCGAGGATCAGACTCCATTGCTtatgaaaaaggggaaaaattaCTGCGCTGTAAACTAGCGGCTTTTTACCGGTTGGCGGACCTGTTTGGGTGGTCCCAGTTGATCTATAATCACATTACG GTCAGAGTGAGTTCCGAGCAAGAGCACTTCCTGATCGTTCCTTTCGGACTCCTTTACAGTGAAGTTACAGCATCTAGTTTG GTTAAAATCAATCTCCAAGGCGAGATGATTGATCGCGGCAGCACGAACCTGGGAGTAAATAAAGCTGGATTTACGTTACATTCTGCGATATACGCGGCACGTCCTGATGTGAAATGTATTGTTCATATACACACCCCTGCTGGGGCTGCG GTCTCTGCTATGAAATGCGGCTTACTGCCTCTGTCACCGGAAGCTCTGTCCCTGGGAGAAGTGGCCTATCATGACTACCATGGCATACTGGtggatgaagaagaaaaagttCTAATTCAGAAAAATTTGGGGCCTAAAAGCAAA GTGCTCATTCTTAGAAATCATGGCTTGGTAACCATGGGAGAAACAGTTGAAGAggctttttattatatacataatctTATGTCAGCCTGTGAGATCCAG GTACGCACCCTTGCCAGTGCTGGAGGACCAGACAACCTGGTACTGCTAGATCCAGGGAAATATAAAAAGTCTCGTTCACCCGAGTCACCAGCTGGGGATGGCAGCGGATCACACCCAAAGTGGCTTGTTGGGGAGCAGGAGTTTGAAGCCCTTATGCGCATGTTGGATAACCTG GGTTATAGAACAGGCTACCCATACCGGTGTCCAGCCCTGCGagacaaagtaaaaaaattcaGTGACGTAGAAATCCCTGCAAGCGTCACTGGGTACTCCTTTGGCAATGATGGTGACTCGGGCACGTGTTCCCCTCTCAGACACAGTTTTCAGAAACAGCAGCGCGAGAAGACAAAGTGGCTGAACTCTGGTAAAGCCGACGATGCCTCGGAAGACGGGCAGAATGGTGGCAGCCCCAAGTCGAAGACTAAGGTGTGGACGAACATTACACACGATCACGTGAAACCCTTGCTGCAGTCTCTCTCGTCCGGTGTCTGCGTGCCAAGCTGTATTACCAACTGCTTG TGGACTAAAGAGGATGGACTTAGAAGTGCCGGCTCCACTGTCCCCAGCCTGTTTGTCCCGCTGAACACAGACCCAAAGGAAGTCCAAGAAATGAGGAACAAG ATAAGAGAGCAGAATCTACAGGATATTAAAACAGCCGGTCCTCAGTCGCAGGTGCTGTGTGGAGGGATGGTGGAAAGGAGCTCTGTGCAG AAATTATCTATGTACAAG GGGGAACTGATTACGGCTTCAAAGGCCATTATTGAGAAAGAGTACCAGCCAAGGGTGATTGTCAGCACGACCGGCCCTAACCCCTTCAACAAATTCACAGACCGGGAACTGGAAGAGTATCGTCAAGAAGTCGAGCGCAAGCAAAAGAATACGGAAG ATCAATCAGAAGTTGCAGAACAGAAAGAACCTCTGATTGACGAGGCTGTAACCCGTACGCCTCCCAGCACACCGGTCAAACCAGAAGAAG AGTCACAACAGGAACAGACTTACAAAGATGACAGTGACGCCGCTACCTTCAAACAAACCCTTCCAGACCTCACCCCCGACGAGCCTTCCGAGTCGCTCGGCTTCCCAACTTTGTcaaaagaagatgcagaagaagtaGTTACTCCTCGTGACGGAGGACTGGACGAGGCTCCTGCAGAGTCCGCTCACCGAGAAGTTCAAGAGTCCCGACCGGAGCGTGCCGAGTCGCCGACCACGCCGCCTCCTGACGAAATCGCAACGGCTGACGAAATCGCACAGGCTGACGTCGCGCAAGCCGACGGCGGCAGCGACGAGTCCCCCGGGAAGTCTCcctctaaaaagaaaaagaaattccGCACTCCCTCCTTcctgaaaaagaacaaaaagaagaGCGAATCGTAA
- the ADD1 gene encoding alpha-adducin isoform X10, whose amino-acid sequence MNGDSSAGVVTSPPPTNAPHKEKYFDRVDENNPEYLRERNMAPDLRQDFNMMEQKKRVSMILQSPAFCDELESMIQDQLKKGKNPTGLLALQQIADFMTTSVPSVYPSAPQGGMAALNLSLGMVTPVNDLRGSDSIAYEKGEKLLRCKLAAFYRLADLFGWSQLIYNHITVRVSSEQEHFLIVPFGLLYSEVTASSLVKINLQGEMIDRGSTNLGVNKAGFTLHSAIYAARPDVKCIVHIHTPAGAAVSAMKCGLLPLSPEALSLGEVAYHDYHGILVDEEEKVLIQKNLGPKSKVLILRNHGLVTMGETVEEAFYYIHNLMSACEIQVRTLASAGGPDNLVLLDPGKYKKSRSPESPAGDGSGSHPKWLVGEQEFEALMRMLDNLGYRTGYPYRCPALRDKVKKFSDVEIPASVTGYSFGNDGDSGTCSPLRHSFQKQQREKTKWLNSGKADDASEDGQNGGSPKSKTKVWTNITHDHVKPLLQSLSSGVCVPSCITNCLWTKEDGLRSAGSTVPSLFVPLNTDPKEVQEMRNKIREQNLQDIKTAGPQSQVLCGGMVERSSVQKLSMYKDAPLSDCSETIEGFEFSEHAFSPAKPLSVRKGELITASKAIIEKEYQPRVIVSTTGPNPFNKFTDRELEEYRQEVERKQKNTEDILKNIDTGKLTEARGLKSPEASVYSVNEQGAGVHGQAMPKEADENPVVLLEPGQSLCKLPAKPDLNLEIVHLGAEEPEKSESPHKEFHTAVIRALSISSDLVTDTPDQSEVAEQKEPLIDEAVTRTPPSTPVKPEEESQQEQTYKDDSDAATFKQTLPDLTPDEPSESLGFPTLSKEDAEEVVTPRDGGLDEAPAESAHREVQESRPERAESPTTPPPDEIATADEIAQADVAQADGGSDESPGKSPSKKKKKFRTPSFLKKNKKKSES is encoded by the exons ATGAATGGTGACTCGAGTGCAGGGGTGGTGACTTCACCCCCTCCAACAAACGCTCCTCACAAAGAGAAGTATTTCGACCGAGTAGATGAAAATAACCCAGAGTATCTGCGAGAGAGAAATATGGCGCCGGACCTTCGCCAAGACTTCAACATGATGGAGCAAAAGAAAAGGGTCTCCATGATACTCCAAAGCCCA GCGTTTTGCGATGAACTGGAGTCCATGATTCAGGACCAACTTAAGAAAGGCAAGAATCCTACCGGCCTGTTAGCTTTACAGCAAATAGCAGACTTCATGACAACGAGCGTACCAAGTGTTTATCCATCAGCTCCTCAAGGGGGAATGGCAGCATTAAACCTAA GCCTTGGAATGGTCACTCCTGTGAATGACCTCCGAGGATCAGACTCCATTGCTtatgaaaaaggggaaaaattaCTGCGCTGTAAACTAGCGGCTTTTTACCGGTTGGCGGACCTGTTTGGGTGGTCCCAGTTGATCTATAATCACATTACG GTCAGAGTGAGTTCCGAGCAAGAGCACTTCCTGATCGTTCCTTTCGGACTCCTTTACAGTGAAGTTACAGCATCTAGTTTG GTTAAAATCAATCTCCAAGGCGAGATGATTGATCGCGGCAGCACGAACCTGGGAGTAAATAAAGCTGGATTTACGTTACATTCTGCGATATACGCGGCACGTCCTGATGTGAAATGTATTGTTCATATACACACCCCTGCTGGGGCTGCG GTCTCTGCTATGAAATGCGGCTTACTGCCTCTGTCACCGGAAGCTCTGTCCCTGGGAGAAGTGGCCTATCATGACTACCATGGCATACTGGtggatgaagaagaaaaagttCTAATTCAGAAAAATTTGGGGCCTAAAAGCAAA GTGCTCATTCTTAGAAATCATGGCTTGGTAACCATGGGAGAAACAGTTGAAGAggctttttattatatacataatctTATGTCAGCCTGTGAGATCCAG GTACGCACCCTTGCCAGTGCTGGAGGACCAGACAACCTGGTACTGCTAGATCCAGGGAAATATAAAAAGTCTCGTTCACCCGAGTCACCAGCTGGGGATGGCAGCGGATCACACCCAAAGTGGCTTGTTGGGGAGCAGGAGTTTGAAGCCCTTATGCGCATGTTGGATAACCTG GGTTATAGAACAGGCTACCCATACCGGTGTCCAGCCCTGCGagacaaagtaaaaaaattcaGTGACGTAGAAATCCCTGCAAGCGTCACTGGGTACTCCTTTGGCAATGATGGTGACTCGGGCACGTGTTCCCCTCTCAGACACAGTTTTCAGAAACAGCAGCGCGAGAAGACAAAGTGGCTGAACTCTGGTAAAGCCGACGATGCCTCGGAAGACGGGCAGAATGGTGGCAGCCCCAAGTCGAAGACTAAGGTGTGGACGAACATTACACACGATCACGTGAAACCCTTGCTGCAGTCTCTCTCGTCCGGTGTCTGCGTGCCAAGCTGTATTACCAACTGCTTG TGGACTAAAGAGGATGGACTTAGAAGTGCCGGCTCCACTGTCCCCAGCCTGTTTGTCCCGCTGAACACAGACCCAAAGGAAGTCCAAGAAATGAGGAACAAG ATAAGAGAGCAGAATCTACAGGATATTAAAACAGCCGGTCCTCAGTCGCAGGTGCTGTGTGGAGGGATGGTGGAAAGGAGCTCTGTGCAG AAATTATCTATGTACAAG GATGCACCTCTGTCAGACTGTTCGGAAACTATTGAAGGGTTCGAATTCTCAGAGCATGCCTTTAGTCCAGCTAAGCCCCTCTCAGTTAGAAAG GGGGAACTGATTACGGCTTCAAAGGCCATTATTGAGAAAGAGTACCAGCCAAGGGTGATTGTCAGCACGACCGGCCCTAACCCCTTCAACAAATTCACAGACCGGGAACTGGAAGAGTATCGTCAAGAAGTCGAGCGCAAGCAAAAGAATACGGAAG ATATACTGAAGAATATCGACACTGGTAAATTAACCGAGGCCCGAGGCCTAAAGTCACCAGAAGCATCCGTTTACTCGGTAAATGAACAAGGCGCCGGTGTTCATGGTCAGGCCATGCCAAAAGAGGCCGATGAAAATCCAGTGGTTCTCTTGGAACCCGGGCAGTCGCTTTGTAAGCTCCCTGCAAAACCGGATTTAAACCTAGAAATCGTGCATCTCGGTGCGGAAGAGCCCGAAAAATCAGAGTCCCCACATAAAGAGTTTCATACGGCTGTTATTCGGGCCCTTAGCATCAGCTCTGATCTTGTAACCGATACTCCAG ATCAATCAGAAGTTGCAGAACAGAAAGAACCTCTGATTGACGAGGCTGTAACCCGTACGCCTCCCAGCACACCGGTCAAACCAGAAGAAG AGTCACAACAGGAACAGACTTACAAAGATGACAGTGACGCCGCTACCTTCAAACAAACCCTTCCAGACCTCACCCCCGACGAGCCTTCCGAGTCGCTCGGCTTCCCAACTTTGTcaaaagaagatgcagaagaagtaGTTACTCCTCGTGACGGAGGACTGGACGAGGCTCCTGCAGAGTCCGCTCACCGAGAAGTTCAAGAGTCCCGACCGGAGCGTGCCGAGTCGCCGACCACGCCGCCTCCTGACGAAATCGCAACGGCTGACGAAATCGCACAGGCTGACGTCGCGCAAGCCGACGGCGGCAGCGACGAGTCCCCCGGGAAGTCTCcctctaaaaagaaaaagaaattccGCACTCCCTCCTTcctgaaaaagaacaaaaagaagaGCGAATCGTAA
- the ADD1 gene encoding alpha-adducin isoform X2 produces MNGDSSAGVVTSPPPTNAPHKEKYFDRVDENNPEYLRERNMAPDLRQDFNMMEQKKRVSMILQSPAFCDELESMIQDQLKKGKNPTGLLALQQIADFMTTSVPSVYPSAPQGGMAALNLSLGMVTPVNDLRGSDSIAYEKGEKLLRCKLAAFYRLADLFGWSQLIYNHITVRVSSEQEHFLIVPFGLLYSEVTASSLVKINLQGEMIDRGSTNLGVNKAGFTLHSAIYAARPDVKCIVHIHTPAGAAVSAMKCGLLPLSPEALSLGEVAYHDYHGILVDEEEKVLIQKNLGPKSKVLILRNHGLVTMGETVEEAFYYIHNLMSACEIQVRTLASAGGPDNLVLLDPGKYKKSRSPESPAGDGSGSHPKWLVGEQEFEALMRMLDNLGYRTGYPYRCPALRDKVKKFSDVEIPASVTGYSFGNDGDSGTCSPLRHSFQKQQREKTKWLNSGKADDASEDGQNGGSPKSKTKVWTNITHDHVKPLLQSLSSGVCVPSCITNCLWTKEDGLRSAGSTVPSLFVPLNTDPKEVQEMRNKIREQNLQDIKTAGPQSQVLCGGMVERSSVQGELITASKAIIEKEYQPRVIVSTTGPNPFNKFTDRELEEYRQEVERKQKNTEDILKNIDTGKLTEARGLKSPEASVYSVNEQGAGVHGQAMPKEADENPVVLLEPGQSLCKLPAKPDLNLEIVHLGAEEPEKSESPHKEFHTAVIRALSISSDLVTDTPDQSEVAEQKEPLIDEAVTRTPPSTPVKPEEESQQEQTYKDDSDAATFKQTLPDLTPDEPSESLGFPTLSKEDAEEVVTPRDGGLDEAPAESAHREVQESRPERAESPTTPPPDEIATADEIAQADVAQADGGSDESPGKSPSKKKKKFRTPSFLKKNKKKSES; encoded by the exons ATGAATGGTGACTCGAGTGCAGGGGTGGTGACTTCACCCCCTCCAACAAACGCTCCTCACAAAGAGAAGTATTTCGACCGAGTAGATGAAAATAACCCAGAGTATCTGCGAGAGAGAAATATGGCGCCGGACCTTCGCCAAGACTTCAACATGATGGAGCAAAAGAAAAGGGTCTCCATGATACTCCAAAGCCCA GCGTTTTGCGATGAACTGGAGTCCATGATTCAGGACCAACTTAAGAAAGGCAAGAATCCTACCGGCCTGTTAGCTTTACAGCAAATAGCAGACTTCATGACAACGAGCGTACCAAGTGTTTATCCATCAGCTCCTCAAGGGGGAATGGCAGCATTAAACCTAA GCCTTGGAATGGTCACTCCTGTGAATGACCTCCGAGGATCAGACTCCATTGCTtatgaaaaaggggaaaaattaCTGCGCTGTAAACTAGCGGCTTTTTACCGGTTGGCGGACCTGTTTGGGTGGTCCCAGTTGATCTATAATCACATTACG GTCAGAGTGAGTTCCGAGCAAGAGCACTTCCTGATCGTTCCTTTCGGACTCCTTTACAGTGAAGTTACAGCATCTAGTTTG GTTAAAATCAATCTCCAAGGCGAGATGATTGATCGCGGCAGCACGAACCTGGGAGTAAATAAAGCTGGATTTACGTTACATTCTGCGATATACGCGGCACGTCCTGATGTGAAATGTATTGTTCATATACACACCCCTGCTGGGGCTGCG GTCTCTGCTATGAAATGCGGCTTACTGCCTCTGTCACCGGAAGCTCTGTCCCTGGGAGAAGTGGCCTATCATGACTACCATGGCATACTGGtggatgaagaagaaaaagttCTAATTCAGAAAAATTTGGGGCCTAAAAGCAAA GTGCTCATTCTTAGAAATCATGGCTTGGTAACCATGGGAGAAACAGTTGAAGAggctttttattatatacataatctTATGTCAGCCTGTGAGATCCAG GTACGCACCCTTGCCAGTGCTGGAGGACCAGACAACCTGGTACTGCTAGATCCAGGGAAATATAAAAAGTCTCGTTCACCCGAGTCACCAGCTGGGGATGGCAGCGGATCACACCCAAAGTGGCTTGTTGGGGAGCAGGAGTTTGAAGCCCTTATGCGCATGTTGGATAACCTG GGTTATAGAACAGGCTACCCATACCGGTGTCCAGCCCTGCGagacaaagtaaaaaaattcaGTGACGTAGAAATCCCTGCAAGCGTCACTGGGTACTCCTTTGGCAATGATGGTGACTCGGGCACGTGTTCCCCTCTCAGACACAGTTTTCAGAAACAGCAGCGCGAGAAGACAAAGTGGCTGAACTCTGGTAAAGCCGACGATGCCTCGGAAGACGGGCAGAATGGTGGCAGCCCCAAGTCGAAGACTAAGGTGTGGACGAACATTACACACGATCACGTGAAACCCTTGCTGCAGTCTCTCTCGTCCGGTGTCTGCGTGCCAAGCTGTATTACCAACTGCTTG TGGACTAAAGAGGATGGACTTAGAAGTGCCGGCTCCACTGTCCCCAGCCTGTTTGTCCCGCTGAACACAGACCCAAAGGAAGTCCAAGAAATGAGGAACAAG ATAAGAGAGCAGAATCTACAGGATATTAAAACAGCCGGTCCTCAGTCGCAGGTGCTGTGTGGAGGGATGGTGGAAAGGAGCTCTGTGCAG GGGGAACTGATTACGGCTTCAAAGGCCATTATTGAGAAAGAGTACCAGCCAAGGGTGATTGTCAGCACGACCGGCCCTAACCCCTTCAACAAATTCACAGACCGGGAACTGGAAGAGTATCGTCAAGAAGTCGAGCGCAAGCAAAAGAATACGGAAG ATATACTGAAGAATATCGACACTGGTAAATTAACCGAGGCCCGAGGCCTAAAGTCACCAGAAGCATCCGTTTACTCGGTAAATGAACAAGGCGCCGGTGTTCATGGTCAGGCCATGCCAAAAGAGGCCGATGAAAATCCAGTGGTTCTCTTGGAACCCGGGCAGTCGCTTTGTAAGCTCCCTGCAAAACCGGATTTAAACCTAGAAATCGTGCATCTCGGTGCGGAAGAGCCCGAAAAATCAGAGTCCCCACATAAAGAGTTTCATACGGCTGTTATTCGGGCCCTTAGCATCAGCTCTGATCTTGTAACCGATACTCCAG ATCAATCAGAAGTTGCAGAACAGAAAGAACCTCTGATTGACGAGGCTGTAACCCGTACGCCTCCCAGCACACCGGTCAAACCAGAAGAAG AGTCACAACAGGAACAGACTTACAAAGATGACAGTGACGCCGCTACCTTCAAACAAACCCTTCCAGACCTCACCCCCGACGAGCCTTCCGAGTCGCTCGGCTTCCCAACTTTGTcaaaagaagatgcagaagaagtaGTTACTCCTCGTGACGGAGGACTGGACGAGGCTCCTGCAGAGTCCGCTCACCGAGAAGTTCAAGAGTCCCGACCGGAGCGTGCCGAGTCGCCGACCACGCCGCCTCCTGACGAAATCGCAACGGCTGACGAAATCGCACAGGCTGACGTCGCGCAAGCCGACGGCGGCAGCGACGAGTCCCCCGGGAAGTCTCcctctaaaaagaaaaagaaattccGCACTCCCTCCTTcctgaaaaagaacaaaaagaagaGCGAATCGTAA